In the genome of Croceimicrobium hydrocarbonivorans, one region contains:
- a CDS encoding ATP-binding protein, with the protein MRILITGVGGPTPRSIALHLRRIYPEAVLIGTDIHEKAIGFHLNGLLDEYEQVPRASNKAAYFEAIHGLIAKHKVELAFVQPEYEVLAWGHYFNEKGEYPCPTIIPPIEHVEQLMDKAMMADLFKETNFIPKTVKLINGEAVDYDLVEREIGYPCWIRASVGSGGLGSLRLNSKSELEAWLFIHKDVPVFTVSEFLTGRHLANQMLYSNGKCVANAGLHCAEYVMADIAPSKVTGNTSYGLMLNEEDLLARCEEVMAYVQESTGVKANGVYSFDFKEDDQGRLLVTEINIRHMAYTGIMAQCGFDLIKASVELIQGNYEAPASSYHQFDKDYVFLRDVDIEPIILDKPF; encoded by the coding sequence ATGCGAATTTTAATCACCGGAGTTGGTGGACCAACCCCAAGATCCATTGCCCTTCATTTAAGAAGAATTTATCCGGAGGCAGTTCTCATTGGAACTGACATTCATGAAAAGGCTATCGGATTCCATTTGAATGGACTTTTAGATGAGTATGAGCAAGTACCTCGTGCCAGCAATAAAGCAGCCTATTTCGAAGCCATTCATGGATTAATAGCCAAGCATAAAGTTGAATTAGCCTTCGTTCAACCCGAGTATGAAGTATTGGCTTGGGGCCATTATTTCAATGAGAAGGGTGAGTATCCATGTCCAACTATTATTCCACCAATAGAACATGTGGAGCAATTAATGGATAAGGCCATGATGGCGGATCTTTTTAAGGAAACCAACTTTATTCCTAAAACAGTGAAGTTGATTAATGGTGAAGCCGTTGATTACGATCTGGTAGAAAGAGAAATCGGATATCCATGTTGGATTAGAGCATCGGTAGGTTCCGGAGGTTTAGGTTCCCTTCGCTTGAACAGTAAATCTGAATTAGAAGCCTGGTTATTTATCCATAAAGACGTTCCTGTATTTACGGTAAGCGAATTTTTAACGGGCCGACACTTAGCTAATCAAATGCTGTATTCGAATGGCAAATGTGTGGCAAATGCTGGATTGCACTGTGCAGAATATGTAATGGCCGATATCGCTCCATCAAAGGTTACTGGGAATACATCCTACGGACTAATGTTGAATGAAGAGGATTTATTAGCACGTTGCGAAGAGGTAATGGCCTATGTGCAGGAAAGTACAGGCGTAAAAGCAAATGGAGTGTATAGCTTCGACTTTAAAGAGGATGATCAAGGCCGTTTATTGGTTACTGAAATCAATATTCGTCATATGGCCTATACGGGCATTATGGCACAATGTGGCTTTGATTTGATTAAGGCTAGTGTAGAGCTGATTCAAGGCAATTACGAGGCACCGGCAAGCAGTTACCACCAATTTGATAAGGATTATGTGTTCTTGCGTGATGTTGACATTGAGCCCATCATTCTAGACAAGCCTTTTTAA
- a CDS encoding PIG-L deacetylase family protein, whose product MAKVLVVAPHCDDEVLGCGGVIEKHAKAGDEVYVLMITNGHIGAPELFKAEDTAQNRVEAQVANDFLGVKEVIFFDFPAPRLDSIPSYTLSLAISKVIRGKEIEIMYIPHKGDIHRDHFVTHECSLVAARPINNCPVKTIYAYETLSETEWAMPSQNEAFIPTVFVNITDHIDSKIESFAKYEGQVKQFPHPRSAESIRALAMHRGATVGFHYAEAFMLIRDIKN is encoded by the coding sequence ATGGCTAAAGTATTAGTAGTTGCACCTCATTGTGATGATGAGGTATTGGGCTGTGGAGGCGTCATAGAGAAACATGCTAAAGCAGGAGATGAGGTATATGTTCTGATGATCACGAATGGACATATTGGTGCTCCAGAGCTTTTTAAAGCTGAAGACACTGCTCAAAACCGGGTAGAAGCTCAAGTAGCCAATGACTTCCTGGGTGTTAAAGAAGTAATCTTCTTTGATTTCCCCGCGCCAAGATTGGATAGTATTCCATCTTATACTCTTTCCCTAGCGATTAGTAAGGTTATTCGCGGAAAAGAAATTGAAATTATGTATATCCCACACAAGGGAGATATCCACCGTGATCACTTTGTTACCCATGAGTGTTCTTTGGTAGCAGCCAGACCAATTAATAATTGTCCGGTTAAAACCATTTATGCTTATGAAACTCTTTCCGAAACGGAATGGGCCATGCCATCACAGAATGAAGCATTTATCCCAACGGTATTTGTAAACATTACCGATCATATCGATAGCAAAATCGAGAGTTTCGCTAAGTACGAAGGTCAGGTCAAACAATTCCCGCATCCTCGCTCAGCGGAATCGATTCGTGCACTGGCAATGCATCGTGGAGCTACCGTAGGCTTCCATTATGCCGAGGCTTTTATGTTAATAAGAGATATTAAAAACTAA
- a CDS encoding methionyl-tRNA formyltransferase: MPNLSLPKNPRIAIAGSVNSSARVLRKLIEHNMNVQWVLGLDPAVSKNVSGFNDLGPIAESASLDFSYFQKLNDDWILQGIKDREIDLFFVIGLSQLVRKDLLDAPKVSCIGYHPTHLPKGRGRAAIAWIIMEKVNAAASFFLLDEGTDSGHIIAQKPTKLDGTEYPQEVIDKIMVSIDEAMDEVLPDMKEGILAYQEQDETQASYLGKRAPSDGYLDFELPAVDLQRLIRAVSHPLPGGITFLGDKEIKVWRAEVWNSEDIVGVPGRIVKLLENSFVVCTGDKHLEIIDWEGVELSELIEGQKLGINWVVLYRKLFVNG; the protein is encoded by the coding sequence ATGCCTAATCTTTCTCTTCCCAAGAATCCGCGTATCGCCATAGCTGGAAGCGTTAATAGTAGCGCTCGAGTATTACGAAAGCTCATAGAACATAATATGAATGTTCAGTGGGTTTTAGGTCTAGATCCTGCGGTTTCCAAAAACGTAAGTGGTTTCAATGATTTAGGACCAATAGCTGAATCAGCCTCTTTGGACTTCAGTTATTTTCAAAAATTGAATGATGATTGGATTCTCCAGGGAATCAAGGATCGTGAAATCGATTTGTTCTTCGTTATAGGCTTATCGCAGTTGGTTCGCAAAGATTTACTGGATGCACCTAAGGTTTCTTGTATAGGTTATCATCCTACTCATTTACCGAAGGGCAGAGGCAGGGCTGCGATTGCCTGGATTATCATGGAGAAAGTAAATGCGGCGGCGTCATTTTTCTTATTGGATGAGGGAACAGATAGCGGGCATATCATTGCTCAAAAGCCAACTAAACTGGATGGCACAGAATATCCTCAGGAAGTAATTGACAAGATTATGGTTTCGATAGATGAAGCCATGGATGAGGTGCTTCCAGATATGAAAGAAGGTATATTGGCATATCAGGAGCAAGATGAAACACAAGCAAGCTATCTGGGTAAAAGGGCACCGAGTGATGGATATCTTGATTTTGAACTCCCCGCTGTAGATTTGCAACGCTTAATTCGAGCTGTATCTCATCCCTTACCGGGTGGAATCACTTTTTTAGGTGATAAGGAGATTAAAGTATGGCGCGCAGAAGTTTGGAATTCGGAAGATATTGTTGGAGTTCCTGGACGAATTGTAAAGCTCTTGGAAAATAGCTTTGTGGTATGCACCGGAGACAAGCATCTGGAAATTATTGATTGGGAAGGAGTGGAGCTTTCAGAATTAATTGAAGGTCAAAAACTAGGAATTAACTGGGTCGTATTATATAGAAAATTGTTTGTAAATGGCTAA
- a CDS encoding sugar transferase produces the protein MYKLFLKRTVDILVSFILLTLLSPILILSALLIVLSSKGPIFFRQLRVGKNLNTFSILKFRTMTHEKREVGDKPLIGKAAGVTPVGYVLRRLKIDELPQLIHVLTGQMSLVGPRPSIPAQLENMNEEQKRRYSIRPGLTGLAQVSGNIHLSWPQRYEFDLRYVDNISLPNDLRILLRTAFLIVRGEEYYLNKPLKIHTHA, from the coding sequence ATGTACAAACTGTTTCTTAAGCGCACGGTTGATATTCTGGTATCATTTATCCTATTGACGCTTCTTTCTCCCATTTTAATTCTTTCTGCTCTACTCATTGTTTTAAGCTCTAAAGGACCCATCTTTTTTCGCCAACTTAGGGTTGGCAAGAACTTGAACACCTTTAGCATATTGAAGTTTAGAACCATGACTCACGAAAAGCGTGAGGTTGGTGATAAACCTTTAATTGGAAAAGCCGCAGGGGTAACCCCGGTAGGTTATGTCTTAAGAAGATTGAAAATCGACGAGCTACCTCAATTAATTCATGTGTTAACGGGCCAAATGAGTTTGGTTGGGCCTCGTCCCAGTATCCCAGCTCAGTTAGAAAATATGAATGAGGAGCAAAAGCGCCGTTATTCCATTCGCCCAGGATTAACTGGCTTGGCTCAAGTATCTGGAAACATCCATTTAAGTTGGCCACAGCGCTATGAGTTTGACCTTCGCTATGTGGACAATATTAGTCTTCCCAATGACCTCCGAATTTTGCTGAGAACCGCATTTTTAATTGTGAGAGGGGAGGAATACTATTTGAACAAACCTTTAAAAATTCACACTCATGCCTAA
- a CDS encoding sugar-transfer associated ATP-grasp domain-containing protein encodes MKKAVMRVIYLGYYFKQLDWEKYRHFIKYTSKETKIPGPVLVWKSMWNSMLYNISLLEYFQFHFYRKTKEEKEKWAGTGYMYEFQRVMNPMSSRDILDDKRLFFQRYRKFFVHEVYSDKEFYEDPQIFEKLKNAVSGKIVIKASDGKCGAQVKILNTDGLTREKVISQLKEDKYDMVEEFIIQHSELTRLAPKAVNTVRIFTQLNDKDEVEILGCRQRLSVYSNVDNLAAGNIAAPIDEKTGKIIGPGVYSDISKEPETVHPVSGVEIVGFQVPLWKECLALAKEAALFDKTNRSIGWDIVVTESGPGLIEGNHDWCKLVWQLPVDTGMKSTLQAHWDQYQK; translated from the coding sequence ATGAAAAAAGCGGTAATGAGAGTCATTTACCTGGGCTATTATTTTAAACAGTTAGACTGGGAAAAATATCGGCACTTCATTAAGTATACCAGTAAGGAGACTAAGATTCCAGGTCCAGTTTTGGTTTGGAAATCGATGTGGAACTCAATGCTTTATAATATTTCACTTCTGGAATATTTTCAATTTCACTTCTATCGGAAAACGAAAGAAGAAAAGGAAAAATGGGCCGGAACTGGCTATATGTACGAGTTTCAACGCGTAATGAACCCCATGTCTTCTCGGGATATTTTGGATGATAAGCGGCTCTTTTTTCAGCGTTATCGCAAGTTCTTTGTACATGAAGTGTATTCCGACAAAGAGTTTTATGAGGATCCTCAGATTTTCGAGAAGCTTAAAAATGCGGTCTCTGGAAAGATTGTAATCAAGGCCTCTGATGGGAAGTGTGGAGCACAGGTGAAAATTTTAAATACCGATGGACTTACCAGAGAAAAGGTTATTTCTCAGTTGAAGGAGGATAAGTATGATATGGTGGAGGAGTTTATTATCCAACATTCTGAATTGACCCGTTTAGCTCCAAAAGCAGTGAACACGGTTCGAATTTTCACCCAATTGAATGATAAGGATGAGGTCGAAATTTTAGGTTGTCGCCAAAGGCTCTCTGTCTATTCCAATGTAGATAACCTGGCCGCGGGTAATATTGCGGCTCCTATTGATGAAAAGACCGGTAAAATTATTGGACCGGGAGTATATAGTGATATTAGCAAGGAGCCTGAAACTGTCCACCCGGTTAGCGGTGTTGAAATTGTTGGTTTTCAGGTTCCATTATGGAAGGAATGCTTGGCTTTGGCTAAAGAAGCAGCCTTATTTGATAAAACCAATCGTTCTATTGGTTGGGATATTGTTGTTACAGAATCAGGACCCGGGCTAATTGAAGGAAACCACGATTGGTGTAAATTGGTATGGCAGTTGCCGGTTGATACTGGCATGAAGAGCACGCTTCAAGCACATTGGGATCAATATCAAAAATAG
- a CDS encoding GNAT family N-acetyltransferase, translating into MARIVLFKAEKVDLKKEEVPSDFALRYWRPGIFNWKPKGKPLKYYLYTVFHFTGIFKNRSFAYIELLDVKTGISAASLLVVPAHFKYPFMKKNDIQFTYVMTKSEFRGKRLAILLLQEAWTRRTDKSGMAWYVTNTDNTASIRVAEKAGFALDGYGKREGGLLNRLKKIES; encoded by the coding sequence GTGGCAAGGATTGTACTTTTTAAAGCAGAAAAAGTGGACCTTAAAAAAGAGGAAGTTCCATCTGATTTCGCTTTAAGATACTGGCGACCTGGTATATTTAACTGGAAGCCCAAAGGAAAGCCCCTCAAATATTACCTCTACACAGTTTTTCATTTTACGGGTATATTTAAGAATAGGTCCTTTGCTTATATCGAGCTCTTGGATGTGAAAACCGGAATTTCTGCAGCATCCCTATTAGTTGTTCCGGCGCATTTTAAATATCCTTTCATGAAGAAGAATGACATCCAGTTCACTTATGTAATGACCAAATCGGAGTTTCGAGGCAAGAGATTGGCAATTTTGCTTTTGCAAGAGGCCTGGACTCGCAGAACTGACAAATCCGGAATGGCTTGGTATGTTACCAATACAGATAATACTGCATCAATCCGAGTAGCTGAAAAAGCCGGTTTTGCTTTGGATGGATATGGAAAACGAGAAGGTGGTTTGTTAAACAGGTTAAAAAAAATTGAGAGCTAG
- a CDS encoding glycosyltransferase family 4 protein yields MPTNRKLVILNQASNYLTIGFANAFKKEFDEVVLMTGSVHVQGEELDSQIKIQSINRWYESPASKKMKSYLLAMFKMWWLLMTKYRKHEVYFVSVPPMGYLLNIFLPHRFSMVIWDVYPDIFKITGMQESHPVYRIWAWLNRRSFKKAYRIFTISEKMAELLYQYVSPSKVLVQPIWSIFQDNKKVSKSENPFIQEHNLQGKFIIQYSGNIGLTHNVEALVDIAELLQNETNILVQIIGRGPRKAVLERVVNERQLPNCQFLPFQSDEMFPYSLGAADMGVVILDESTSKGSVPSKSYNLMSYGIPSLYIASEDSQLALYADKYEHGKCFKKSDLQAAADWIVEVAKKPEEMKRMSENAVAASSDFKRANADKFVAAYCQESN; encoded by the coding sequence ATGCCTACTAACCGAAAGTTAGTTATACTCAATCAAGCTTCAAATTACCTGACTATTGGCTTTGCCAATGCCTTTAAAAAGGAGTTTGATGAGGTAGTTTTAATGACAGGCAGTGTCCACGTTCAAGGCGAGGAGCTCGATAGTCAGATAAAAATTCAATCCATTAATCGTTGGTATGAGAGCCCGGCTTCAAAAAAAATGAAGTCTTACCTCTTGGCCATGTTTAAGATGTGGTGGCTTTTAATGACTAAGTACCGCAAACACGAAGTCTATTTTGTGTCGGTACCCCCTATGGGTTACCTCTTGAACATTTTCCTGCCTCATCGTTTTAGCATGGTAATTTGGGATGTATATCCTGATATCTTCAAAATTACCGGAATGCAGGAAAGTCATCCTGTATACCGAATTTGGGCGTGGTTAAACCGTAGATCCTTTAAAAAGGCCTACCGGATTTTTACGATCAGCGAAAAAATGGCTGAACTGCTCTATCAGTATGTAAGTCCCTCCAAAGTCTTGGTTCAGCCAATTTGGTCCATATTTCAGGATAACAAGAAAGTCTCTAAGTCTGAAAACCCTTTTATCCAGGAGCACAATCTCCAGGGTAAATTTATCATTCAGTATTCTGGTAACATAGGATTGACTCATAATGTGGAGGCTTTGGTTGATATTGCTGAGCTTTTACAAAACGAAACCAATATCCTAGTTCAGATTATTGGAAGAGGTCCTCGCAAGGCAGTATTGGAGCGCGTGGTTAATGAACGCCAATTGCCCAATTGCCAGTTTTTACCTTTTCAATCGGATGAGATGTTTCCTTATTCATTAGGAGCAGCCGATATGGGTGTGGTGATTCTTGATGAATCTACTAGTAAAGGTAGTGTACCCAGTAAATCGTATAATTTGATGTCCTACGGTATACCTTCCTTGTATATCGCTTCGGAGGATTCTCAACTAGCTTTATATGCGGATAAGTATGAGCATGGAAAATGCTTCAAGAAATCAGATTTACAGGCCGCTGCAGATTGGATAGTGGAAGTAGCCAAAAAGCCGGAAGAAATGAAACGAATGAGTGAGAATGCGGTAGCAGCCAGTTCTGACTTTAAACGGGCTAATGCGGATAAGTTTGTAGCAGCCTATTGCCAAGAATCCAATTAA
- the gmd gene encoding GDP-mannose 4,6-dehydratase — translation MKTALITGITGQDGSYLAELLLEKGYMVHGIKRRSSLFNTDRIDHLYQDPHDPKQRLKLHYGDLTDSMNLTRIIQEVQPDEIYNLGAMSHVKVSFDSPEYVGNVDGLGTLRILEAVRLLGLTEKTKIYQASTSELYGGMPENKNENGFYDENSPFYPRSPYGVAKIYGFWITKNYREAYNMYACNGILFNHESPRRGETFVTRKITRAVAKIALGLQEKVYLGNLDAKRDWGHAKDYVRMMWMILQADKAEDWVIATGITTTVRDFVKMAFAQVGISLRFEGTGVDEKAFVLACSNPAYQLEVGKEVLSVDPSYFRPTEVDLLIGDPSKAKNKLGWVPEYDLQGLVEDMMESDIKLMKKDIDLLKAGHEVLKQEE, via the coding sequence ATGAAGACAGCTTTAATCACCGGAATCACCGGACAGGATGGTTCCTATCTTGCTGAGTTATTATTAGAGAAAGGGTACATGGTTCATGGAATCAAGAGAAGATCATCCCTATTCAATACGGATAGAATTGATCATCTATACCAAGATCCTCATGATCCAAAACAGAGACTTAAACTTCACTACGGAGATTTAACGGACTCCATGAACTTGACTCGAATTATTCAAGAGGTACAGCCCGATGAAATCTACAATCTTGGGGCTATGTCTCATGTTAAGGTTTCTTTCGACTCTCCTGAATATGTAGGTAATGTTGATGGCCTTGGAACCCTACGAATTTTAGAAGCGGTTAGACTGCTGGGTTTAACCGAGAAGACTAAAATTTATCAGGCTTCTACTTCAGAATTATATGGCGGAATGCCCGAGAATAAGAATGAAAATGGTTTTTACGATGAAAACTCTCCGTTCTATCCTCGTTCTCCTTATGGCGTAGCAAAAATTTATGGATTTTGGATTACCAAGAACTATCGTGAAGCTTACAATATGTATGCCTGCAACGGTATCTTGTTTAACCACGAATCCCCTAGAAGGGGCGAGACCTTTGTAACTCGTAAAATTACCAGAGCGGTGGCAAAAATTGCCTTAGGTCTTCAAGAGAAGGTTTACTTAGGTAATCTTGATGCCAAGCGCGATTGGGGTCATGCCAAGGATTATGTTCGCATGATGTGGATGATCCTTCAGGCTGATAAAGCGGAAGATTGGGTGATTGCAACCGGAATTACCACCACTGTGCGCGATTTTGTGAAAATGGCCTTTGCACAAGTAGGTATTAGCTTGCGTTTTGAGGGTACTGGAGTAGATGAAAAGGCTTTTGTTTTGGCATGCAGCAACCCGGCTTACCAATTAGAAGTTGGTAAAGAAGTACTTTCTGTAGATCCTTCATATTTCAGACCCACTGAGGTAGATTTATTAATTGGTGATCCCTCAAAAGCTAAGAATAAATTGGGCTGGGTTCCAGAATATGATCTCCAGGGACTGGTTGAGGATATGATGGAAAGCGATATTAAATTGATGAAGAAAGACATTGATTTATTAAAGGCAGGTCATGAAGTCTTAAAACAAGAAGAATAA
- a CDS encoding GDP-L-fucose synthase family protein, protein MKIYIAGHRGMVGSAIWRHFENSDQETELIGKSSKELDLRNQAAVADFIASEKPDVIIDAAARVGGILANNDYPYQFLMENMQIQNNLISASIANNIQKFVFLGSSCIYPKLAPQPLKEEHLLTGSLEPTNEWYAIAKISGVKVTESIRKQFGYDYVSLMPTNLYGPFDNFDLQTSHVLPAMIRKFHEAKENGHAPVGLWGSGSPMREFLHVDDLAKAVGFAVRNRLEHNLYNVGSGSDLSIKELAENIQKVVGHQGEIQWDTTKPDGTPRKWMDSSLLRAMGWAPEIGLEEGIRDTYQWFQQNINQIKEVKLT, encoded by the coding sequence ATGAAGATTTACATTGCCGGACATCGCGGAATGGTTGGATCAGCAATTTGGCGACATTTTGAAAATAGCGATCAAGAAACAGAACTCATCGGCAAAAGCAGCAAAGAACTGGATTTACGCAATCAGGCTGCTGTAGCTGATTTTATTGCAAGTGAAAAGCCGGATGTTATCATTGATGCCGCTGCTAGAGTAGGAGGTATCCTGGCAAATAACGATTATCCCTATCAGTTTTTAATGGAGAATATGCAGATTCAGAATAATCTGATCAGTGCTTCCATTGCTAACAATATTCAAAAGTTTGTATTTCTAGGCAGTTCTTGCATTTATCCAAAATTGGCTCCTCAACCCTTAAAGGAAGAGCATCTCTTAACCGGATCTTTGGAACCCACCAATGAATGGTATGCAATAGCAAAAATTAGTGGCGTAAAAGTGACAGAGTCTATCCGCAAGCAGTTTGGTTATGATTACGTAAGCCTAATGCCCACCAATTTGTACGGGCCTTTCGATAATTTCGATTTGCAAACTTCGCATGTACTTCCGGCTATGATCCGCAAGTTTCATGAGGCCAAAGAAAATGGCCATGCTCCAGTAGGCTTGTGGGGCAGCGGTTCTCCAATGCGTGAGTTCCTGCATGTTGACGATCTAGCCAAGGCAGTAGGTTTTGCTGTGCGCAATCGTTTAGAGCATAACCTCTATAATGTGGGCAGTGGAAGTGATTTGTCCATTAAAGAATTGGCCGAAAATATTCAGAAGGTAGTAGGCCATCAGGGCGAAATTCAATGGGATACCACTAAGCCAGATGGTACACCTCGTAAGTGGATGGATAGCTCCCTTTTAAGAGCAATGGGATGGGCCCCTGAAATTGGCCTAGAAGAAGGCATTCGTGATACCTACCAATGGTTTCAACAAAATATCAATCAAATTAAGGAAGTTAAACTTACCTAA
- a CDS encoding glycosyltransferase family 4 protein has translation MKLMINTAHQRFGGAVQVALSFINECRAFPEHEYFVMLGPGLQKLVNVEEFPENFHFEKFDFGAINFRKSFAIHKAMKAMEIKYKPDVVISTTGPTYFHSKAPQIIGFNLPLYLYPESPYVQTYTGMRKLKFAFKKKLHYYFFKRDASAFVTQTDDVNQRVRKELGFDKVYTVTNTASTYYNQPETFANKLAPKAESLYRFVTISAFYQHKNLELIGDVAKVLEQRGRKNFEFVLTIKPEELERVFKGQAHITTVGPVPPKECPSLYRECDAMFLPTLAECFSASYPEAMIMDKPIITTDLGFARSICGDAALYFKAKDAEAAADQIERLLDDKELEATLIAQGHEELKKFDSPQERAKKYIELCASMAKAQA, from the coding sequence ATGAAATTGATGATTAATACTGCACATCAGCGATTTGGCGGAGCTGTGCAAGTAGCGCTGTCTTTTATCAATGAATGTCGTGCCTTTCCTGAACATGAATATTTTGTGATGCTCGGTCCGGGCTTGCAAAAATTAGTGAACGTGGAAGAGTTTCCTGAAAATTTCCATTTTGAAAAATTTGATTTCGGTGCCATAAACTTTCGCAAGTCCTTTGCTATTCATAAGGCAATGAAAGCCATGGAAATTAAGTATAAGCCTGATGTAGTTATTTCCACTACCGGACCAACTTATTTTCATTCCAAGGCACCTCAAATTATCGGCTTTAACCTACCGCTCTATCTTTATCCGGAGTCGCCCTATGTGCAGACATACACCGGGATGCGAAAGCTGAAATTTGCCTTCAAAAAGAAGCTTCATTATTATTTCTTCAAGCGTGATGCTTCCGCCTTTGTTACTCAAACCGATGATGTAAATCAGAGAGTACGCAAAGAACTGGGATTTGATAAGGTTTATACAGTTACTAATACTGCAAGTACTTACTATAATCAACCAGAGACCTTCGCCAATAAATTAGCACCGAAGGCTGAGTCGCTTTACCGTTTCGTAACCATATCCGCTTTTTACCAGCACAAAAACCTGGAGCTAATTGGCGATGTGGCTAAAGTTTTGGAACAAAGAGGTCGAAAAAACTTTGAATTTGTTTTAACCATAAAGCCAGAGGAATTAGAGCGGGTTTTTAAAGGACAAGCACATATCACTACAGTTGGCCCGGTTCCTCCTAAAGAATGTCCATCTCTGTACCGTGAGTGTGATGCCATGTTTCTGCCTACCCTCGCAGAGTGTTTTTCGGCCTCATACCCAGAAGCTATGATTATGGACAAACCCATTATCACAACAGATTTAGGCTTTGCCCGCAGTATTTGTGGAGATGCAGCGCTCTATTTCAAAGCAAAAGATGCCGAAGCAGCTGCTGATCAAATCGAAAGATTGTTAGATGATAAAGAATTAGAGGCGACCTTGATAGCCCAAGGCCATGAAGAATTAAAAAAGTTTGACAGTCCGCAGGAACGGGCTAAAAAATATATCGAGCTTTGTGCCTCAATGGCGAAGGCGCAAGCATAA
- a CDS encoding glycosyltransferase translates to MNTDKKGKSLSLVIASLSSGGAERVISLLANNLADQVAQINLIVLTQGPRFYELDPRIKVYEPDFKIEDLGRLKFTIRNFLWLRSLWKKLNASAALSFGGKYNAFVLLSALGKGQKIFVSDRSRPSISYGKFLDKVNPIIYRRAAGIVAQTERAKTLMARATGHKNIKVIPNPVPQIPEGTEMREKVILNAGRFIGSKHQDWLIQYFEQIEDQDWILRFLGEGPLWDKVKAKAAQSPKKEQIEFLGNVNPIVPYYQKAGIFAFTSTSEGFPNALGEAMSAGCPVISFDCEAGPADLIENEVSGYLIDEGNHEDYINKLKLLVAEFNKREELGAAAREHMKRFEETEICMNYLNFMLAS, encoded by the coding sequence ATGAATACGGATAAAAAAGGGAAATCACTTAGTCTGGTTATTGCCTCATTAAGCTCCGGGGGAGCGGAACGAGTGATCTCCTTATTAGCGAATAATCTGGCGGATCAGGTGGCACAAATCAATTTGATTGTCTTAACCCAGGGGCCGAGGTTTTATGAGCTTGATCCCCGTATAAAGGTCTACGAACCGGATTTTAAAATTGAAGATTTAGGCAGACTCAAGTTTACCATTCGCAATTTTCTGTGGCTGCGTTCCTTATGGAAGAAGTTAAATGCCAGTGCCGCTCTTTCTTTCGGAGGGAAATACAATGCCTTTGTGTTGTTAAGTGCTCTTGGTAAGGGGCAGAAAATATTTGTTTCCGATCGCAGTAGACCCTCTATTAGCTATGGAAAATTTCTTGATAAAGTAAATCCAATAATTTACCGTCGTGCTGCCGGAATCGTGGCTCAAACTGAAAGAGCTAAAACCCTGATGGCACGAGCAACTGGACACAAGAACATTAAAGTAATTCCTAACCCCGTGCCACAGATTCCAGAAGGAACTGAAATGCGCGAAAAGGTTATTTTAAATGCAGGGCGATTTATAGGCTCTAAGCATCAAGATTGGCTGATTCAATATTTCGAACAAATTGAAGATCAAGATTGGATCTTGCGATTTTTAGGTGAAGGTCCGCTCTGGGATAAGGTTAAAGCCAAAGCAGCTCAAAGTCCCAAGAAGGAGCAAATAGAGTTCTTAGGTAATGTAAATCCTATTGTACCTTATTATCAAAAGGCTGGAATTTTCGCCTTCACTTCTACATCGGAGGGTTTTCCCAACGCACTTGGAGAAGCTATGAGTGCTGGATGTCCAGTGATAAGCTTTGATTGCGAAGCCGGACCAGCAGATCTAATTGAGAATGAGGTTAGCGGCTATTTGATTGATGAGGGAAATCATGAAGATTATATAAATAAACTAAAACTGTTGGTTGCGGAATTTAATAAGCGTGAAGAACTTGGAGCAGCGGCTCGGGAACATATGAAGCGCTTTGAGGAGACCGAAATCTGCATGAACTACCTTAATTTTATGCTTGCCTCATGA